Within Columba livia isolate bColLiv1 breed racing homer chromosome 22, bColLiv1.pat.W.v2, whole genome shotgun sequence, the genomic segment CGGTGGAGCCCTGTCTCCGCagccggggccgggggctgccccagcaggacaggcagcgCGCTGCGTCCTGGAGCAGGTGCCCGCTGAAGAACATGTAAATCCAGGggttgcagcagctgctgaggctGGCCAGCAGCATGGTGATGGTGAAAGCCACGTTGCTGGACTCTGGGAAGGCAAGGGAGAGAGGTGAAACATCCCTGGGCATGGGCTGGACAGGCTCCCCAGTGTGCAATGGGCAGGAGCTTTTTGGCTCGGACATGTCATTTGTCCCATTCCCACCCAATTTGACTGGCATTTCTTTGGCAGGAGAGTttgcagcagggcaggcagagccGGGCTCTGCCCTTGGCTGAGGGTGCAGGTGGGTGATGGACGATCGTGGGGAGCACATCCTCAGGGACAGCGCTGGGAGATGGGACCCAGCAGCTTTCGGACCCTCCTTCAGCCTGTTTGCTGGCCAAACCACCCCCTAAAGGCCTTTCAATCTTAGGTAAAGTTCCTTCTATCCACAAGCGGGCTATGAGAGCTACAGAAAACTTCCAGAAAATGTCAGCCTATGAAAGCAGAAGTGTACTTCTGAAATCTCTGCAGCTTGCTCAGCAAAAGCCTTATGGGCGCTTGATGCTGCATGTGAAGGACCCGCTCAAGCAGCTGGGCAGCTGCACGGGGCACAACCAAACCCCTCCTGCAGTCACATACCaaacacagcagctcctgaaGCAAGTTCCCACGTGGCAAAGATGTCCACAAAACATCTTTACACACCCCTACAGGTGATTGTCAGAAGCCATTGCTTTTCAGTGGATTTTCTGGTGAAAGCAACGATTTGACTCTGCCAActgttttctataaataataCTGCGGGGTAAATCTGTAGCCCTCcccatgatttttaaaatgacaaataacAGACAGCTCTCATTTGTTAAATACGTGATGGGTGCGCTGTGTGCCTCgggagcccagggctgcagcccgGCATCCCCCCCGCTACTCACCATCGTCAGGAGCATCCTCATCCCACACCGACCACATCTGCATGCTGAAAAACGGTGCCCAGCAGGCGACGTAGGCCACCACGATGACAAACGTCATCTTCACCGTGCGGATCTTGGCGCGGGAGATGGTCCGCACGCTGCTCACCCGTGAGCGCTGCCCGCCGGGGCATTGCCCGCTCTTCTCAGAGGAGCAGGGAGCGGGAggggcggctgctgctgcccccccCGTGCTGGGGGCACCGCTCTGGGTCTTGCCTTTGAGGTTCTTGCAGATCTCGTAGCAGATGAGGCTGTAGCAGACGGTGAGGATGCAGACGGGCAGGATGAAGATGCACAGTGTGGTCCAGGTGATGTAGGCTCGGGCTCCCCATGGGTACCTGAAGTCGGCCCAGCAGTCCAGCACCCCCGAGCCCTGGCGCACCTCCCGCAGGGAGAAGATGAAGATCTGGGGCAGGCTGAGcaggcagctcagcagccaCGTAGCCCCGATCATCACGTAAGCCTGGCGACCGGGCTGCCGCAGTGT encodes:
- the AVPR1B gene encoding vasopressin V1b receptor translates to MELGWGWNSTQGSHGHSQGLLSPQTLPGDPNLTLLHSRDEELAKAEIGVLATILAIATVGNVGVLLAMYRLRRKMSRMHLFILHLGLTDLGVAFFQVLPQLIWEVTYRFLGPDPLCRAVKYLQVLSMFASTYMLIVMTLDRYVAVCHPLRTLRQPGRQAYVMIGATWLLSCLLSLPQIFIFSLREVRQGSGVLDCWADFRYPWGARAYITWTTLCIFILPVCILTVCYSLICYEICKNLKGKTQSGAPSTGGAAAAAPPAPCSSEKSGQCPGGQRSRVSSVRTISRAKIRTVKMTFVIVVAYVACWAPFFSMQMWSVWDEDAPDDESSNVAFTITMLLASLSSCCNPWIYMFFSGHLLQDAARCLSCWGSPRPRLRRQGSTGSLCSRKTTILSHSHPTNLPLHGDNAKDFDPPCEEVVTESGTL